One window of Alteromonas sp. LMIT006 genomic DNA carries:
- a CDS encoding HD domain-containing protein — protein sequence MDMTNSTQQASFTRMQDGTRDDWMKIAAAHKADFQNTADRFIDMLRQLEGITLGFSCDQLQHALMTGTLARRAGASDEEIVVALCHDIAKVINVPNHGAIAAEMFKPYVNDHLYNVLKYHQDFQGEHYYAYLDAPTDLRLQYKDEPWYELAVKLVDEWDAEGFDPNFEVDSLESFIPLIRKVVHAEPKAVG from the coding sequence ATGGACATGACAAACTCAACACAGCAAGCCTCGTTTACCCGTATGCAAGACGGTACGAGAGACGACTGGATGAAAATCGCTGCAGCGCATAAGGCCGATTTTCAAAATACCGCCGACCGTTTCATTGATATGTTGCGTCAACTCGAAGGCATTACCCTCGGATTCAGTTGTGATCAATTGCAACATGCGTTGATGACTGGAACGCTTGCCCGTAGAGCTGGGGCAAGTGATGAAGAAATTGTCGTCGCTCTGTGTCATGACATTGCGAAAGTTATCAACGTGCCGAACCATGGCGCAATTGCCGCAGAAATGTTCAAACCCTATGTGAACGACCACCTTTATAATGTGCTCAAATATCATCAAGATTTTCAAGGTGAGCATTACTACGCATACTTAGATGCACCTACTGATCTGCGCTTACAATACAAAGACGAACCTTGGTATGAGTTAGCTGTGAAATTAGTTGATGAGTGGGATGCGGAAGGGTTTGACCCAAATTTTGAAGTTGACTCGTTAGAGAGCTTTATTCCGCTCATTCGCAAAGTGGTGCACGCTGAGCCTAAGGCGGTAGGTTAG
- a CDS encoding type II toxin-antitoxin system RelE/ParE family toxin has translation MANITQVLQTPSFKKAVKKLHLNQKKDLDKAVQDLMAKPLLGELKKGDLSFLRVYKFKMAKQLTLLGYSYIDGTLTLELIALGSHENFYRDVKKGT, from the coding sequence TTGGCTAACATTACTCAGGTACTGCAAACGCCGAGCTTCAAAAAAGCGGTAAAGAAATTACACCTCAATCAGAAGAAAGACTTAGACAAAGCCGTACAAGATTTGATGGCAAAGCCACTGTTAGGTGAACTAAAAAAAGGAGACTTATCTTTTTTGAGAGTGTATAAGTTTAAAATGGCAAAGCAACTAACCTTACTCGGTTACAGTTATATAGATGGAACATTAACATTAGAGTTAATTGCACTTGGCTCACATGAAAACTTTTATCGAGACGTAAAAAAGGGGACATAA
- the ubiG gene encoding bifunctional 2-polyprenyl-6-hydroxyphenol methylase/3-demethylubiquinol 3-O-methyltransferase UbiG — translation MLDKSALVGDLSTTLDPSEVAKFDELADQWWDPMGKYAQAIAFNHARLAYFTQVIATHFDRELAFVPKPTENLWHLYDLGRVFEGLSILDVGCGGGLVSEPLANLGATVTGIDASAMSIRVARQHAHNTTTPVNYEHAMASDLLADGRLFDVVINAEVVEHVHNQSLLIEQCAKLVKPGGILILATLNRTIKSFMIAIVGAEYVMSYLPKGTHSWHKFVKPDELSGWAEQSGCEMIEQTGMQYNVFKSKWRLTPAMPVNYVQVFKKA, via the coding sequence ATGTTAGACAAAAGCGCCTTAGTCGGTGACCTCAGTACCACCTTAGACCCTTCAGAAGTGGCCAAGTTTGACGAATTGGCTGACCAGTGGTGGGACCCAATGGGCAAATATGCCCAAGCGATTGCATTTAATCATGCTCGCTTAGCGTATTTTACTCAAGTTATTGCCACACATTTTGACCGGGAGTTAGCGTTCGTGCCAAAACCAACTGAGAACCTTTGGCACCTTTATGATTTGGGCCGGGTTTTTGAAGGCTTGTCGATTTTGGATGTTGGTTGCGGTGGAGGCTTAGTGTCTGAACCTTTGGCCAATTTGGGTGCGACGGTAACAGGAATTGATGCCAGTGCCATGAGTATTAGAGTCGCTCGTCAGCATGCGCATAACACGACAACACCGGTGAACTACGAACATGCCATGGCATCAGATTTATTAGCCGATGGCCGTTTGTTCGATGTGGTGATCAATGCCGAAGTGGTAGAACATGTGCATAATCAATCCCTGCTCATTGAACAATGCGCTAAGTTGGTCAAGCCGGGTGGAATATTGATTTTGGCGACTCTTAATCGGACGATTAAATCCTTTATGATTGCCATTGTCGGCGCGGAATATGTCATGAGTTACCTTCCTAAAGGAACCCATAGCTGGCATAAATTTGTGAAACCGGACGAATTATCGGGATGGGCTGAACAATCTGGATGTGAGATGATTGAGCAAACCGGTATGCAATATAATGTGTTTAAAAGTAAGTGGCGCTTGACGCCTGCAATGCCCGTCAATTATGTTCAGGTCTTTAAAAAAGCATAA
- a CDS encoding glutathione S-transferase family protein produces MKLYDTKTAPTPRRVRIFMAEKGIHCDVEQVDIVAGDNLSDAMRAKNPLGKIPILELDDGTCISESTAICTYLEALYPEPTLMGSTPLEKGIIMQWQQRAELYLFNQVGMCFQHSSGAFKDRMTPVPEYGREAGINAAKFMHMMDKHLAGNTYLAGESYSIADITAFCAIEFARVVKLRVQADQVHLSRWLDAMRARPSAQA; encoded by the coding sequence TTGAAACTTTACGATACCAAAACTGCTCCAACACCTCGTCGAGTACGAATTTTTATGGCTGAAAAGGGTATTCATTGTGACGTTGAGCAAGTGGATATTGTGGCAGGTGACAATCTATCTGATGCCATGCGAGCCAAAAATCCGTTGGGTAAAATCCCCATCCTTGAATTAGATGACGGAACTTGTATCAGTGAATCCACCGCGATTTGTACTTATTTAGAAGCGTTGTATCCAGAACCGACATTGATGGGAAGCACTCCTTTGGAAAAAGGCATCATCATGCAATGGCAACAGCGCGCCGAGTTGTACTTGTTTAACCAAGTCGGTATGTGCTTCCAGCATAGCTCTGGCGCGTTTAAAGATCGCATGACGCCTGTACCAGAGTATGGTCGAGAGGCCGGTATCAATGCAGCAAAGTTTATGCATATGATGGATAAGCATCTAGCGGGGAATACTTACTTGGCAGGTGAGAGCTATTCTATTGCAGATATTACGGCGTTTTGTGCAATCGAGTTTGCTAGAGTCGTCAAATTAAGGGTGCAGGCTGATCAAGTCCATTTATCAAGGTGGCTTGATGCGATGCGAGCAAGACCTTCCGCTCAAGCATAA
- a CDS encoding ParD-like family protein — MATASVRLDQELVEKASIMGKALNRTTPKQIEHWAKIGEIMEDNPDLPYEFVRQAIIAKAEKEAGKLENYDFG, encoded by the coding sequence ATGGCAACCGCAAGTGTTAGACTGGATCAAGAACTCGTTGAAAAGGCATCTATTATGGGTAAAGCGCTGAACCGTACTACTCCCAAACAAATTGAACATTGGGCAAAGATAGGTGAAATAATGGAAGATAATCCTGATTTACCTTATGAGTTTGTCAGACAAGCTATCATTGCTAAAGCTGAAAAAGAAGCTGGTAAATTGGAAAATTACGATTTTGGCTAA
- a CDS encoding ligase-associated DNA damage response exonuclease codes for MMLTTNNHPETWLEPRPEGLYCQPADAYIDAMRPHSRVIVTHGHADHARGGHGQVWATPETLAIMAVRYGDDHAVITSALEYGQRINIGVIEPVFLTFYPAGHILGSAQVLLEYRDARVVITGDYKRTPDPSCMSFTAIPCDVFITEATFALPVFKHPTLSSQIDRLLTSLDRFPERCHLIGVYALGKCQRVLLGLRAAGYQAPIYVHGAMIKLIELYRKYGFDFGQIIPVTEVADKHALRGQIVLAPPSALHDRWSRRLPDVLTVGASGWMQVRARAKQKNVELPLVISDHCDWQELLDSIQEVNPREVWVTHGREDALIHACEQLGYTARALRLIGYDEDSES; via the coding sequence ATGATGCTAACGACAAATAACCATCCAGAAACTTGGCTTGAACCCCGTCCTGAGGGGTTATATTGCCAGCCCGCAGATGCCTATATAGATGCAATGCGTCCACATTCACGGGTCATTGTGACGCATGGGCACGCTGACCACGCACGCGGTGGGCATGGTCAGGTCTGGGCCACTCCAGAAACCTTAGCTATCATGGCGGTTCGCTATGGCGATGACCATGCTGTAATCACTTCTGCACTAGAATATGGTCAACGTATCAACATTGGTGTGATTGAACCCGTCTTTTTGACTTTCTATCCAGCTGGTCATATTTTGGGCTCGGCGCAAGTTTTGCTTGAGTATCGCGATGCCCGGGTGGTGATTACTGGCGACTACAAACGCACACCCGACCCCTCTTGTATGTCATTCACAGCAATACCATGCGATGTGTTTATTACTGAAGCCACATTTGCATTACCAGTATTTAAACATCCGACACTCTCATCACAAATCGACAGACTACTCACCTCGCTTGATCGCTTTCCCGAACGGTGCCATTTGATTGGTGTGTATGCATTGGGTAAATGCCAGCGTGTTCTGCTTGGCTTACGCGCCGCTGGCTATCAAGCGCCAATTTATGTGCATGGCGCTATGATTAAATTGATTGAGTTATATCGCAAGTATGGCTTTGATTTTGGCCAGATTATTCCGGTCACGGAAGTGGCGGATAAGCATGCACTCCGGGGTCAAATTGTCCTAGCCCCCCCTTCTGCTCTTCACGATCGCTGGTCAAGACGCCTACCTGATGTACTGACTGTCGGTGCATCGGGCTGGATGCAGGTACGTGCCCGTGCCAAACAAAAAAACGTAGAACTGCCACTGGTCATCTCTGACCACTGCGATTGGCAAGAATTATTAGACTCGATTCAAGAAGTCAATCCCAGAGAAGTCTGGGTAACCCATGGCCGTGAAGACGCACTTATTCATGCTTGTGAACAACTCGGTTATACTGCTCGCGCGCTCAGGTTAATTGGTTATGATGAGGATAGCGAGTCATGA
- a CDS encoding ligase-associated DNA damage response DEXH box helicase: protein MRKTQLPRQLQDWFSSKGWALRDYQVHMLKQASDNRSTLLVAPTGAGKTLSGFLPTLCELIEAPMQGLHTLYISPLKALTHDIQRNLLAPIDAMDVDITVETRTGDTPSHKRQRQRKKPPNILLTTPESLMLLLSYADAKQMFRHLRTVIIDEAHSLAANKRGDFTTLALARLSVLKSDYRRVGLSATVAEAEVLAAWLGPSGEPVDVHRVANVVKPQVKLMHTTADIPYGGHMATYAVADIYREISQANTSLVFVNTRAQAELIFQSLWEINEQGLPIAIYHGALAKEQRHKVENMMGQGLIRSVVCTSALELGIDWGNVDLVLQVGAPKGVARLLQRIGRSNHTLDEPSKALLVPGNRFEALEALSAIDAIEHNQMDHEPYHEGALDIIPQFIMNCAIAGPVAPEEIYQQVLLATPYGGLERHTFMQLWQFTIDGGYALSHYDRYHRLVKREDGLFEPASKRVTLRHRQNIGTIVEAGRLKVKRLRRAHTGKIIGEIEEYFAQQLVPGDTFLFAGECLVFDTIKDMCVEAYPGKGKEPKIPSFVGGQMPLSSFLADAVRLLLAEPHRWVDLPIQVREWLDLQAEFSAIPQLGKIMIEHFPYRQAQYTLIYTFEGRKANQALGMLITKRMEKLKLQPLSFSINDYGLSICSLKVIDEAQMLSLFHPDILGDELADWMLSSPMLKRSFRHVAMVSGLTEQNHHATRKTMKQVTFSTDLIYDTLREHDPDHILLKVTQQDAERELLDLQRLTDLLIRYVGKIDFIELPKVSPMAIPIVLNVRAEIIKGSGREALLEHATLYDEAESMLAEVREMLANASL from the coding sequence ATGCGAAAGACACAACTCCCAAGACAACTTCAAGACTGGTTTTCCAGCAAAGGCTGGGCGCTTCGCGACTATCAAGTCCACATGCTTAAGCAAGCGAGTGACAACCGCTCTACCTTATTGGTTGCTCCCACTGGTGCGGGTAAGACCTTATCTGGTTTTTTGCCGACTCTGTGCGAACTCATTGAGGCACCGATGCAGGGTTTGCACACTCTTTATATCTCGCCATTAAAGGCACTCACGCATGATATTCAACGCAACTTATTGGCGCCCATTGATGCGATGGACGTGGATATTACCGTGGAAACGCGCACCGGCGATACGCCGAGCCACAAACGCCAACGTCAGCGCAAGAAACCGCCCAATATCTTACTCACAACGCCTGAATCCTTGATGTTGCTCTTGTCCTATGCCGATGCGAAACAGATGTTTCGCCATTTGCGAACAGTGATCATTGATGAAGCGCATTCACTCGCGGCAAACAAACGCGGTGATTTTACAACGCTTGCGTTGGCCAGATTATCTGTACTGAAATCAGATTATCGTCGTGTTGGGCTTTCTGCGACGGTGGCAGAAGCAGAAGTGTTAGCGGCTTGGCTTGGGCCAAGTGGTGAGCCAGTGGATGTGCATCGCGTGGCCAATGTGGTGAAACCACAGGTCAAATTAATGCACACGACCGCTGATATTCCGTATGGCGGGCACATGGCTACGTATGCGGTGGCCGACATTTATCGAGAAATCAGCCAAGCCAACACATCGTTAGTGTTCGTGAATACGCGAGCTCAAGCGGAGCTGATTTTTCAATCTTTGTGGGAAATTAACGAGCAAGGGTTACCTATCGCGATATACCATGGTGCGTTGGCCAAAGAACAACGTCATAAAGTCGAAAATATGATGGGGCAGGGTCTGATTCGCTCGGTGGTGTGTACCTCAGCCTTGGAGCTTGGCATCGATTGGGGCAATGTGGATTTGGTCTTGCAGGTTGGCGCACCCAAAGGGGTTGCCCGTTTATTGCAACGCATTGGTCGATCTAATCATACGTTAGATGAACCAAGTAAAGCGTTATTAGTACCTGGCAATCGATTTGAAGCGCTGGAAGCGTTGAGTGCGATAGATGCTATTGAACACAATCAGATGGATCATGAGCCATATCATGAAGGCGCGTTGGATATCATTCCGCAGTTTATCATGAACTGCGCCATTGCTGGCCCCGTTGCTCCTGAGGAAATCTACCAGCAGGTATTACTAGCGACACCGTATGGTGGCTTAGAACGTCACACCTTCATGCAACTATGGCAATTCACGATTGACGGCGGTTATGCCCTGAGTCATTACGATCGCTATCATAGGCTTGTAAAGCGCGAGGATGGATTATTTGAGCCAGCGTCAAAGCGCGTCACGTTAAGACATCGGCAAAATATTGGCACCATCGTCGAGGCGGGGCGTTTGAAAGTTAAACGCTTGCGTCGTGCGCATACTGGCAAAATCATCGGTGAGATTGAGGAGTATTTTGCTCAACAACTTGTGCCAGGAGATACCTTTTTATTTGCGGGAGAATGCTTGGTCTTCGATACCATCAAAGACATGTGTGTAGAGGCCTATCCGGGCAAAGGCAAAGAGCCCAAGATTCCAAGTTTTGTGGGTGGACAAATGCCGTTGTCGAGTTTTTTGGCCGATGCGGTGAGGTTGCTATTAGCTGAGCCGCATCGCTGGGTTGATTTACCCATACAAGTTAGGGAATGGTTGGATTTACAAGCGGAGTTTTCGGCAATTCCACAGCTAGGCAAAATCATGATCGAACATTTTCCTTATCGCCAAGCCCAGTACACTTTGATTTATACCTTTGAGGGGCGCAAAGCCAATCAAGCGTTAGGCATGCTCATCACTAAGCGCATGGAAAAACTCAAACTGCAACCTCTGAGTTTCAGTATTAATGATTACGGATTATCTATTTGTTCATTAAAAGTGATTGATGAGGCACAAATGTTATCCTTGTTTCATCCAGATATTTTGGGAGACGAACTGGCCGATTGGATGCTCTCTTCGCCGATGCTCAAACGCTCGTTTCGCCATGTAGCCATGGTCAGTGGGCTGACTGAACAAAACCATCATGCTACGCGCAAAACGATGAAGCAGGTCACATTTTCGACCGATTTGATTTATGACACGCTGCGCGAGCACGATCCAGATCATATTTTGTTAAAAGTCACGCAGCAAGACGCTGAAAGAGAACTGCTGGATTTACAGCGTCTAACCGATTTGCTCATCCGGTATGTGGGTAAAATTGATTTCATCGAGTTGCCAAAAGTCTCCCCGATGGCCATTCCAATTGTGCTCAATGTTCGAGCGGAGATCATCAAAGGTTCAGGCCGAGAGGCCTTGCTAGAACATGCTACCTTATATGATGAAGCAGAGTCTATGTTAGCAGAAGTGCGAGAAATGCTAGCAAATGCCTCGTTATGA
- a CDS encoding alpha-glucosidase yields MQVISDAASRGHIQKWWKEQIVYQIYPRSFKDSNGDGVGDLRGIIDKLDYIKSLGVTSVWINPIYASPNDDNGYDISDYRAIMPEFGTMADFDELLEGLHARGIKFIMDLVVNHSSDEHEWFKQSRSSRDNPYRDYYHWWPAEKGKPNWRWSYFDERGDAWKYDEQTDSYYLHYFAVKQPDLNWENPKVRQEVYDIMHFWAQKGVDGFRLDAFQFVSKDTDFPQLPDEYMEGKQHIIKYHGMGPNIHAYLREMYEEVLSQYDVFAVSEGAGSSFQDAHDLVDTHRNELQIAYHFEGAELGKNVDNPHTLLEFKQLYSAWDESFSSDGWLSIFLANHDMSRMVSRWGNDSDEHREASTKLLNTFLLTMRGTPFTYFGDELGMTNIRFQTIEEYKDIDAINGYKKAQADGADMDTFMRNLIEYSRDNSRTPMHWDASTQAGFTTGEPWINVHENHAVINVEAQEADPLSPLNHFRALTALRQQHKVLVYGDYELLLAEHEDIYAYVRRYEGQSMLVLMNFSANTHTVSLAELLAHTQVLVNNTTDCVIEGEQITLTPYQAVVLG; encoded by the coding sequence ATGCAAGTCATCAGTGATGCTGCCTCGCGAGGCCATATCCAAAAGTGGTGGAAAGAGCAAATTGTCTATCAAATCTATCCGCGCAGTTTTAAAGACTCAAACGGTGATGGCGTAGGCGATTTACGTGGCATCATTGATAAACTGGATTACATCAAAAGCTTGGGCGTGACGTCAGTGTGGATCAATCCCATCTACGCCTCGCCCAATGATGATAATGGCTATGACATTAGTGATTATCGCGCCATTATGCCGGAGTTTGGCACGATGGCGGATTTTGATGAACTCCTTGAAGGCTTGCACGCACGTGGCATCAAATTCATCATGGATTTGGTGGTGAATCACTCCTCAGATGAGCACGAATGGTTCAAACAGTCGCGTTCATCGCGCGATAATCCTTACCGCGATTACTATCACTGGTGGCCAGCCGAGAAGGGTAAACCTAATTGGCGCTGGAGCTATTTTGACGAGCGCGGCGATGCATGGAAATACGACGAGCAAACCGACTCGTATTACTTACACTATTTTGCCGTTAAACAGCCTGATTTGAACTGGGAAAACCCCAAAGTGCGTCAAGAAGTATATGACATCATGCACTTTTGGGCGCAAAAAGGCGTCGATGGCTTCCGTTTAGACGCGTTCCAGTTTGTATCCAAAGACACTGATTTTCCTCAGCTGCCAGACGAGTACATGGAGGGTAAACAGCACATCATCAAATACCACGGCATGGGACCGAACATTCATGCTTACTTGCGCGAGATGTATGAAGAGGTTTTATCGCAATACGATGTGTTTGCAGTCAGTGAGGGCGCTGGGTCGTCTTTCCAAGATGCCCATGATTTGGTCGATACTCACCGCAATGAATTGCAAATTGCGTATCATTTTGAAGGGGCTGAATTGGGCAAAAATGTCGATAATCCTCATACGCTGCTCGAATTCAAACAGCTTTATTCAGCTTGGGATGAGTCGTTTTCGTCAGATGGTTGGTTGTCGATTTTCTTAGCGAACCACGATATGTCTCGAATGGTCTCGCGCTGGGGCAATGACTCAGACGAACATCGCGAAGCCTCAACTAAGTTACTCAATACGTTTTTGTTGACCATGCGTGGCACACCGTTTACGTATTTTGGGGATGAATTGGGCATGACCAATATTCGCTTCCAGACCATCGAAGAATACAAGGACATCGATGCGATTAACGGCTACAAAAAAGCCCAAGCAGATGGCGCGGATATGGATACTTTCATGCGCAATTTAATTGAGTATAGCCGTGATAATAGCCGCACGCCGATGCACTGGGATGCATCAACTCAAGCGGGCTTTACCACAGGAGAGCCCTGGATCAACGTGCATGAAAACCATGCAGTGATTAATGTTGAAGCACAAGAAGCCGATCCACTTTCACCACTCAATCATTTCCGAGCATTAACGGCGTTGCGTCAACAGCACAAAGTATTGGTGTATGGTGACTATGAGCTGTTGCTCGCTGAGCACGAGGATATCTATGCATATGTGCGTCGCTATGAAGGGCAGTCGATGTTGGTGTTGATGAATTTCTCAGCGAACACGCACACAGTGAGTTTGGCTGAATTACTAGCTCATACTCAGGTTCTAGTGAATAATACGACAGACTGCGTAATAGAAGGTGAGCAAATTACCTTGACGCCATATCAGGCGGTGGTCTTAGGTTAG
- a CDS encoding cisplatin damage response ATP-dependent DNA ligase, translating into MRRVAELFDALYFTQSHKAKSRLLREYLTQAPDPERGYVIAMLAGDLHFKFFKRNTIKQLMLERIDETLFTLSYDYIGEMSETVAHLWPAIPDEDFIIPSFDEVVDYVESHKKADIEEFLVHCLNNFSPSMRWSLIKMGTGGLRVGLSARRLKQVLAEYGNCDVAEIEQLWHGLSPPYQELLDWLEGNADKPDIRDKIVFHPVMLAHPLLADDIAKIDLSQYIAEYKYDGIRVQVVNKPQGKAMFSRTGDDISHSFPDVLPLLEVYGVFDAELLAFDAAGNISTFNQLQQRLNKKKPSRQLQSDIPCGLVIYDVLEHNGQEVTQTTLLERQLLLRRLFSESHERVRLSKSFTIKDVDALHSQREQACREHDGLVEGLMLKRADTMYTPGRPKGSWYKFKRDPKLVDAVIMYAQRGHGKRSSFYSDFTFGVWTDVAGERRLLPIGKAYSGFTDAELKELDKWVRKHTIGHFGPVKEVEKALVFEVAFDGAHESNRHKSGIALRFPRIHRIRWDKPAEEADTLEGFKRSFLN; encoded by the coding sequence ATGAGGCGCGTGGCTGAACTGTTTGATGCGTTGTATTTTACGCAAAGTCACAAAGCCAAGTCGCGACTATTGCGTGAGTATCTCACACAAGCTCCTGATCCTGAGCGCGGTTATGTCATTGCCATGCTCGCGGGGGACCTTCACTTTAAATTTTTCAAACGCAATACGATCAAACAGCTCATGCTCGAACGCATAGATGAAACCTTATTTACACTAAGCTACGACTACATTGGGGAAATGAGTGAGACGGTGGCGCATTTGTGGCCAGCAATACCTGATGAGGATTTTATTATTCCGTCATTTGATGAGGTAGTCGACTACGTCGAGTCTCACAAAAAAGCCGATATCGAAGAATTTTTAGTGCACTGTCTCAATAATTTTAGCCCTTCCATGCGCTGGAGTTTAATCAAAATGGGGACCGGTGGGTTACGCGTTGGTCTTTCGGCTCGGCGACTCAAACAGGTGTTAGCCGAATATGGCAACTGTGATGTGGCCGAAATCGAACAATTGTGGCATGGCCTTAGCCCACCTTATCAAGAATTGCTAGACTGGCTCGAGGGTAACGCTGACAAGCCCGATATTCGTGACAAAATTGTCTTTCACCCCGTCATGCTTGCTCACCCATTGCTTGCAGATGATATTGCAAAAATCGATTTATCCCAGTACATCGCAGAATACAAATACGATGGCATCCGCGTTCAAGTGGTAAACAAGCCTCAAGGCAAAGCCATGTTTTCACGTACTGGTGATGATATTAGCCATAGCTTTCCCGACGTATTACCGTTGCTAGAGGTCTATGGCGTGTTTGACGCAGAACTTTTGGCGTTTGATGCCGCTGGCAACATCAGTACGTTTAATCAATTACAGCAGCGCTTGAATAAGAAAAAACCCTCGCGTCAATTACAATCCGACATTCCATGTGGGTTAGTCATTTATGATGTATTGGAGCACAACGGGCAAGAGGTGACTCAGACAACTTTACTGGAGCGCCAGTTATTATTGCGTCGTTTATTCTCAGAATCACACGAGCGAGTTCGGTTATCCAAATCATTTACGATCAAAGATGTTGATGCGCTCCACTCACAAAGAGAGCAAGCTTGCCGAGAGCATGATGGTTTAGTCGAGGGCTTAATGCTTAAACGAGCCGATACTATGTACACACCAGGGCGTCCCAAAGGTTCATGGTACAAATTCAAACGCGATCCCAAACTGGTTGATGCCGTGATCATGTATGCCCAGCGTGGGCATGGCAAGCGTTCGTCATTTTACTCCGATTTTACCTTTGGGGTCTGGACAGACGTAGCAGGCGAGAGGCGTTTATTACCCATTGGCAAAGCTTATTCTGGATTTACCGATGCCGAGCTTAAAGAGCTCGACAAATGGGTGCGAAAGCATACTATTGGGCACTTTGGGCCAGTAAAAGAGGTCGAAAAAGCACTGGTATTTGAGGTGGCATTTGATGGTGCTCATGAATCAAATCGGCACAAATCAGGTATCGCCTTGCGCTTTCCTCGCATTCATCGCATACGCTGGGATAAGCCAGCAGAAGAAGCGGATACTTTGGAGGGCTTCAAACGAAGCTTCTTAAACTAA
- a CDS encoding MFS transporter — MTDRKADTAPLSFKEKAGYGLGDMASNFYLGFFGLYLLYYYTDVYGLAPAAVATMMLISKIIDAVTDPGMGLIADRTNSRFGKYRPYLLYMAIPYGILGVAIFYGPELSDTGKLIYAYVTYIGVMLIYTAINVPYSGLLAVISPVAEERTKATTYRFIFASGGTLLVAMFATPLVNMLGGGDDVFGFRMTIILFAILSMLFFWTTFATTKERIELPKHKTKPMEDLKELIKNISWVILALVCIVLLVAYVTRVATVIYYVKYYQGHSSEAFIWIFDRVAVFSSIALLGQLIGAMCTPWFTKRYSKHMLVLWSSVAHAGFLVLSYMVPADSYWLAVFLHTCGLFTFGLTITLLFAMFTDCAEYGEWLTGSRASGLTVSASMFALKFGSAIGGALPGFILAAVGFVANTELTESAMNGIHWMTTLLPAVLFIAGGALMVFYKLDKTLLDKIEVELLERREKGDFNSQTN, encoded by the coding sequence ATGACCGATCGCAAAGCGGATACCGCACCATTATCGTTTAAAGAAAAGGCTGGTTACGGCCTAGGCGATATGGCCTCGAACTTTTATTTGGGCTTTTTTGGCCTATATCTATTGTACTATTACACCGACGTTTATGGTCTTGCACCGGCAGCGGTTGCTACCATGATGTTGATTTCCAAAATCATTGATGCAGTGACAGACCCAGGCATGGGGTTAATTGCTGACCGTACCAATTCACGCTTTGGTAAGTACCGTCCATATCTGTTATACATGGCGATCCCTTACGGTATTTTAGGGGTGGCGATTTTCTATGGCCCTGAACTATCGGATACCGGTAAACTCATTTATGCTTATGTGACCTACATTGGCGTCATGCTTATCTATACCGCAATCAACGTCCCTTACTCTGGTCTATTAGCGGTCATCTCTCCAGTCGCAGAAGAGCGGACTAAAGCCACCACTTATCGCTTCATCTTTGCTAGTGGTGGTACTTTGCTGGTCGCAATGTTCGCGACCCCATTGGTCAATATGCTTGGCGGTGGCGATGATGTGTTTGGTTTTAGAATGACCATCATCTTATTCGCCATCTTGTCTATGTTGTTCTTCTGGACGACGTTTGCCACAACCAAAGAGCGCATCGAGCTTCCTAAACACAAAACCAAGCCAATGGAAGACTTGAAGGAGCTGATCAAAAACATCTCATGGGTGATTTTGGCACTTGTGTGTATTGTGTTGCTAGTGGCTTACGTCACGCGCGTTGCGACAGTCATTTATTACGTCAAATACTATCAAGGACACAGCAGTGAAGCCTTTATTTGGATATTTGACCGCGTCGCTGTGTTCTCCTCGATTGCCTTGCTCGGCCAATTGATTGGTGCGATGTGTACGCCTTGGTTTACTAAGCGCTACTCAAAGCACATGCTTGTATTATGGTCATCTGTGGCACACGCTGGTTTCTTGGTCTTGAGCTATATGGTGCCAGCTGATAGCTATTGGTTAGCTGTGTTCTTACACACTTGTGGTCTATTTACCTTTGGTTTAACCATTACGTTATTGTTTGCGATGTTTACTGACTGTGCTGAATACGGTGAGTGGTTAACTGGTTCGCGCGCTTCAGGGCTCACAGTTTCCGCGTCTATGTTTGCGCTGAAATTTGGTTCTGCTATTGGTGGCGCCTTACCAGGATTTATCCTTGCTGCTGTTGGTTTTGTCGCCAATACAGAACTGACCGAATCAGCTATGAACGGTATTCACTGGATGACAACATTATTACCAGCGGTGTTATTTATCGCCGGCGGTGCGTTGATGGTGTTCTACAAACTAGACAAGACGCTACTAGATAAAATCGAAGTAGAATTGTTAGAGCGCCGTGAAAAAGGCGATTTTAACTCACAAACTAATTAA